A genomic region of Tamandua tetradactyla isolate mTamTet1 chromosome 2, mTamTet1.pri, whole genome shotgun sequence contains the following coding sequences:
- the MKNK1 gene encoding MAP kinase-interacting serine/threonine-protein kinase 1 encodes MGSSEPLPIAESDKRKKKKRKARATDSLPGKFEDVYKLTSELLGEGAYAKVQGAVSLQNGKEYAVKIIEKQAGHSRSRVFREVETLYQCQGNKNILELIEFFEDDTRFYLVFEKLQGGSILAHIQKRKHFNEREASRVVRDVAAALDFLHTKGIAHRDLKPENILCESPEKVSPVKICDFDLGSGVKLNNSCTPITTPELTTPCGSAEYMAPEVVEVFTDEATFYDKRCDLWSLGVVLYIMLSGYPPFVGHCGADCGWDRGEVCRVCQNKLFESIQEGKYEFPDKEWAHISSEAKDLISKLLVRDAKQRLSAAQVLQHPWVQGQAPERGLPTPQVLQRNSCTKDLTLFAAEAIALNRQLSQHEENELAEGTGALAEGLCSVKLSPPSKSRLARRRALAQAGRGGDVGPSLTPTAL; translated from the exons ATGGGCAGCAGTGAACCCCTTCCCATTGcagaaagtgacaagagaaagaagaaaaaacggaAGGCCCGGGCCACTGACTCCTTGCCAGGAAAGTTTGAAG ATGTGTACAAGCTGACCTCTGAATTGCTGGGCGAGGGAGCCTATGCCAAAGTTCAAGGTGCTGTGAGCCTGCAGAATGGCAAAGAATATGCTGTCAAA ATCATCGAAAAACAAGCTGGGCACAGTCGCAGTAGGGTATTTCGAGAGGTGGAGACACTATATCAGTGTCAGGGAAACAA GAACATCTTGGAGCTGATCGAGTTCTTTGAAGATGATACAAGGTTTTACTTGGTCTTTGAGAAATTGCAAGGAG GCTCTATCTTGGCCCACATCCAGAAGCGGAAGCACTTCAACGAGCGAGAAGCTAGCCGCGTGGTGCGGGATGTCGCTGCCGCCCTCGACTTCTTACATACCAAAG GCATTGCTCACCGGGACCTGAAGCCAGAAAATATATTGTGTGAGTCTCCAGAAAAG gtGTCTCCCGTGAAAATCTGCGACTTTGACTTGGGCAGTGGAGTGAAACTGAACAATTCCTGCACACCCATAACCACACCAGAGCTGACCACTCCA TGTGGCTCTGCAGAGTACATGGCTCCTGAGGTGGTGGAAGTCTTCACTGATGAGGCCACTTTTTACGACAAGCGCTGTGACCTGTGGAGCCTGGGCGTGGTCCTCTACATCATGCTCAGTGGCTATCCCCCATTTGTAGGCCACTGTGGGGCTGACTGTGGCTGGGACCGGGGTGAGGTCTGCAGGGTGTGCCAG AATAAGCTGTTTGAGAGCATCCAAGAAGGCAAGTATGAGTTTCCTGACAAGGAGTGGGCACACATCTCCAGTGAGGCCAAAGACCTCATCTCCAAGCTCCTGGTTCGGGATGCGAAGCAGAGACTCAGTGCCGCCCAGGTTCTGCAGCACCCATGGGTGCAGGGG CAAGCGCCAGAAAGGGGACTCCCCACACCGCAGGTTCTCCAGAG GAACAGCTGCACCAAGGACCTGACGCTCTTCGCAGCCGAGGCCATCGCCCTTAACCGCCAGCTGTCTCAGCACGAGGAGAACGAACTGGCAGAAGGGACAGGGGCCCTGGCGGAGGGCCTCTGCTCTGTGAAGCTCTCCCCTCCTTCTAAATCACGCCTGGCCCGCCGGCGGGCCTTGGCCCAAGCAGGCCGTGGTGGAGATGTGGGACCGTCCCTTACACCCACAGCGCTCTGA